A genome region from Erigeron canadensis isolate Cc75 chromosome 3, C_canadensis_v1, whole genome shotgun sequence includes the following:
- the LOC122592916 gene encoding protein ABA AND ROS SENSITIVE 1, producing MDDTQAKKKAIYRAKLKAQLKQQRIDSPLVRYNESDQPVCKVCDAVLKSESAWGAHQISAKHREAIKNLKANAAAASRVNNMKPPASTEADNAKSKAPAEPSYKTQMGPPPARVQSALPSNFFDKPEMKRQPNDTAAAKFTDNDKKKKGPGSGDNKRVEVSSVTVTNTIGDETQAQTRALPEGFFDDKDADLRARGITPVKPDIKDEYKEFEKLIQEDLKEVDNRMEEEEYDAAEMIEEAETVEQKSCRERVEMLKRKKMELKATRSGKRGKVVQVVENERSLDESSSDDDSDDAVDWRAKHL from the exons ATGGATGATACCCAAGCAAAGAAGAAGGCAATATATCGTGCTAAACTGAAAGCGCAACTTAAACAACAACGTATCGATTCTCCTCTTGTTAG GTATAATGAATCTGACCAACCGGTTTGTAAAGTTTGTGATGCTGTTCTAAAATCCGAGTCTGCTTGGGGTGCACACCAAATATCCGCAAAGCATCGCGAG gcaattaaaaatttaaaagccAATGCTGCAGCAGCTAGTAGGGTTAACAATATGAAGCCTCCAGCTTCTACTGAAGCTGATAATGCCAAGTCCAAGGCTCCTGCTGAGCCGTCATATAAAACTCAAATGGGTCCACCTCCAGCTCGGGTCCAATCTGCACTTCCGTCTAATTTCTTTGATAAGCCTGAGATGAAGAGGCAACCAAATG ACACTGCTGCTGCAAAGTTTACAGAtaatgataaaaagaaaaaagggccTGGTTCCGGAGACAACAAAAGAGTTGAAGTCTCTAGTGTTACAGTGACCAATACAATAGGTGACGAGACTCAGGCTCAAACACGAGCTCTTCCTGAAGGCTTTTTTGATGATAAAGATGCTGATCTACGTGCACGTGGAATTACTCCTGTTAAGCCAGATATCAA AGACGAGTACAAAGAGTTCGAGAAGTTGATCCAAGAAGATTTGAAGGAGGTGGACAACCGAATGGAAGAAGAAGAG TATGATGCAGCTGAGATGATTGAGGAGGCAGAAACTGTGGAGCAAAA GTCTTGCAGGGAGAGAGTGGAAATGTTGAAGAGGAAGAAAATGGAGCTCAAGGCCACCAGATCAGGCAAGCGCGGAAAAGTTGTGCAAGTGGTGGAGAACGAACGTAGCCTTGATGAGTCATCGAGTGATGACGACAGTGATGATGCTGTTGACTGGAGAGCTAAGCATTTGTAG
- the LOC122592936 gene encoding chlorophyllase-2-like — protein sequence MMSTSSVSVCSQIDVFAIGEYETKLVKPADTVTPKPLLIFTPLEAGEYPVLILLHGYLLNNSFYSQLSHQIASHGFVLVVPQLYSVAGPDATKEVAYVAEITNWLPEGLQQLLPSQVNANLTKLGLAGHSRGGKVAFALALNRVKTDLKLKFSLLIGIDPVDGMDKGIQTPPKVLTYIPHSFNIGMPVMVIGTGLGEVRKNTLFPACAPKGVNHEDFYNECCKPACYFVAKDYGHLDMLDDETKGIRGKATHCLCKNGKSREPMRRFVGGVVVAFLKAYLGGNFSYLMGIKDNENTPVVLQQVDFLV from the exons ATGATGTCTACTTCTTCAGTTTCTGTATGTTCACAAATAGATGTGTTTGCCATTGGTGAGTATGAGACAAAGCTTGTGAAACCAGCAGACACTGTCACTCCAAAACCATTGTTAATATTTACACCATTAGAAGCTGGAGAATATCCAGTATTGATTTTACTACATGGTTATCTTCTTAATAATTCCTTTTATTCCCAGCTTAGCCATCAAATTGCTTCCCATGGCTTCGTACTTGTCGTACCCCAG TTATATTCAGTAGCAGGACCAGATGCAACTAAAGAGGTCGCATACGTTGCTGAAATAACCAACTGGCTACCTGAAGGACTTCAACAGCTTCTTCCATCTCAAGTAAATGCCAACCTAACAAAGCTAGGACTAGCTGGCCACAGCCGTGGAGGAAAAGTTGCCTTTGCCCTTGCATTGAATAGAGTCAAAACCGACTTGAAGTTGAAATTTTCTTTACTAATCGGGATTGATCCGGTTGATGGAATGGATAAGGGGATACAAACTCCACCGAAAGTTCTTACTTACATTCCACATTCATTTAACATTGGCATGCCAGTGATGGTCATTGGTACAGGTCTTGGGGAAGTCAGAAAAAATACTCTGTTTCCAGCTTGTGCTCCAAAAGGGGTAAACCACGAAGACTTTTACAACGAGTGTTGTAAACCAGCTTGTTATTTTGTTGCAAAAGATTACGGGCATCTTGATATGCTCGATGATGAGACTAAAGGGATTAGAGGGAAGGCTACTCATTGTTTGTGTAAGAATGGAAAGTCTAGGGAACCAATGAGAAGATTTGTTGGAGGGGTTGTGGTTGCTTTCTTGAAAGCTTATTTGGGAGGGAATTTTAGTTATTTGATGGGCataaaagataatgaaaatACACCTGTTGTGCTCCAGCAAGTTGATTTTCTGGTTTGA
- the LOC122592550 gene encoding kaempferol 3-O-beta-D-galactosyltransferase-like, with product MEINSNRNEGIPKRHVAVFVFPFSSHPPLLLTLVRMLASAAPNVIFSFFGTAKSNQALFSDQKYNNIRPYDVSDGIPKDYVFMGKPQEDINLFLAVAEEEFRKGVKVVEKDIGLKIGCLLVDSFFWFLADMADEMSIPWVSFWTAGANSLSAHFYTDLIRQKYDEIKGTVGPDDEIADLIPGLKTVRISDLPGEVVLGNLESPFSTMLHKMARSLPRATAVPINSFDELDPELNKNLSSQFNNFLNIGPFNLISKENSLSKVDEFSCLSWLDNQKPRSVAYICFGTFFKPPPHELVELAEALEETQTSFLWSIKSDSNKHFPKGFLERICANGTGKVVPWAPQIQVLEHSAIGVFITHGGWNSMLESLGVGVPMICRPFVGDQQLNTWMIERVWGIGAKIEGGRFTKHGTACALKQFLSSNELSIGRKKRIEALKELAHKAVEPNGGSTKNFKTLVDMITSATL from the exons ATGGAGATCAATAGCAACCGCAATGAAGGCATACCGAAGAGGCATGTCGCGGTTTTCGTATTTCCATTTTCTTCACACCCTCCACTTCTTTTAACCCTTGTCCGTATGCTAGCTTCCGCGGCCCCTAACGTCATTTTTTCATTCTTTGGCACTGCAAAGTCTAACCAAGCCTTATTCTCTGATCAAAAATACAACAATATACGTCCATATGATGTATCGGATGGCATACCTAAAGATTATGTTTTCATGGGCAAGCCCCAAGAGGATATAAACTTATTTTTGGCAGTGGCTGAAGAGGAGTTTAGGAAGGGCGTTAAAGTGGTGGAAAAAGATATTGGGCTCAAGATTGGTTGTCTTTTGGTTGActcttttttttggtttttggctgATATGGCTGATGAAATGAGCATTCCTTGGGTGTCGTTTTGGACTGCTGGGGCTAATTCACTCTCTGCACATTTTTATACTGATCTTATAAGGCAAAAGTATGATGAAATCAAAG GGACCGTAGGGCCTGATGATGAAATTGCCGACTTGATTCCTGGCCTCAAGACAGTTCGAATAAGTGACTTACCAGGGGAAGTCGTTCTTGGAAACCTTGAATCGCCGTTCTCAACCATGCTACATAAGATGGCAAGGTCCCTGCCTAGAGCGACTGCTGTTCCCATAAACTCTTTTGACGAATTAGACCCTGAACTCAACAAAAACCTCTCTTCACAATTCAACAATTTCCTCAACATTGGCCCCTTCAATCTCATATCTAAAGAAAATTCGCTGTCCAAAGTTGATGAATTCTCTTGCCTTTCTTGGTTAGATAATCAAAAGCCAAGATCGGTTGCCTACATCTGCTTTGGGACGTTCTTCAAACCTCCACCTCACGAGCTAGTGGAGTTGGCTGAAGCACTAGAAGAGACCCAAACCTCGTTTCTTTGGTCAATAAAGAGTGATTCCAATAAGCATTTTCCTAAAGGATTTTTGGAGAGAATATGTGCTAATGGGACTGGAAAGGTTGTACCGTGGGCACCACAGATACAAGTCTTGGAGCATTCCGCAATAGGGGTGTTTATAACACATGGTGGATGGAATTCTATGTTGGAGAGTTTGGGAGTTGGTGTCCCTATGATATGCAGGCCGTTTGTGGGCGATCAACAATTAAATACTTGGATGATTGAGAGAGTTTGGGGGATTGGTGCGAAGATTGAAGGAGGGAGATTCACCAAACATGGAACTGCTTGTGCTTTGAAACAATTCTTATCATCTAATGAATTGTCAATAGGACGGAAAAAGAGAATTGAAGCATTGAAAGAATTGGCTCATAAGGCTGTTGAGCCAAATGGAGGTTCtactaaaaatttcaaaactttagTGGATATGATCACCAGTGCCACCCTTTGA